Proteins encoded by one window of Lepeophtheirus salmonis chromosome 3, UVic_Lsal_1.4, whole genome shotgun sequence:
- the LOC121114127 gene encoding uncharacterized protein isoform X2: MKTIKNSESPHLSFDLDLQNTSFLDQTWFMPYYIIYELVPCRDLGLLIHVVKGRSIVVEVHKGSVAGEDGKVEVGDVIESVNGIPTIDLSSYEVATLIKKQSNGGRRPHVIGVIKGRADYKGTIYSPLIPLWEETGLKTSEVVSKWIEGNDLYSDDEEFGLLNGSCNHLSGFKIEYLGSVKVGSTGDTSILDSAIDRVQSQELKNENRATHPVKLVLGELGLRMYCEKTGTCVLNYNYPEVSSCGQGQRSPEYLAFCTGNTFCSQASEFLCHIFYSTNLEKNMEFVSRMASGFDRTLSAA; this comes from the exons ATGAAAACTATCAAAAACTCTGAGTCACCTCATCTTTCATTTGATCTGGATTTACAGAACACGTCTTTCCTTGATCAAACGTGGTTTATgccatattatattatatacgagCTTGTACCGTGTAGAGATCTAGGATTACTCATACA TGTGGTAAAGGGTCGTAGCATCGTTGTCGAAGTGCATAAAGGCTCTGTGGCAGGAGAGGATGGTAAAGTAGAAGTGGGTGATGTCATCGAGTCAGTTAATGGAATCCCCACAATAGATCTATCCTCCTATGAAGTTGCTACTCTCATAAAGAAACAATCAAATGGCGGACGTAGACCGCATGTCATCGGAGTTATTAAAGGCAGAGCGGACTACAAAGGCACAATTTACTCACCACTAATACCACTCTGGGAGGAAACTGGTCTTAAAACGTCAGAGGTTGTGAGTAAATGGATTGAAGGAAATGATCTCTATAGTGATGATGAAGAGTTTGGTCTCCTTAATGGAAGTTGTAATCACCTCTCTGGATTTAAAATCGAGTATTTGGGTAGTGTGAAG GTTGGATCCACCGGAGATACTTCCATATTAGACTCTGCAATAGACAGAGTTCAAAGCcaagaattgaaaaatgaaaatcgAGCTACACATCCTGTCAAGCTCGTCCTTGGTGAGCTGGGTCTAAGAATGTACTGTGAAAAAACTGGAACCTGCGTTCTCAACTACAATTATCCAGAG GTATCCTCTTGTGGCCAAGGACAACGTTCTCCCGAGTATCTTGCTTTCTGTACTGGAAATACCTTTTGTTCACAAGCAAGTGAatttttatgtcatattttctaTTCCACAAATCTTGAAAAGAATATGGAATTTGTTTCTAGAATGGCGAGTGGTTTTGATCGAACTCTTAGTGCTGCTTAA
- the LOC121114127 gene encoding uncharacterized protein isoform X1, with protein MKGCYKDFNLCRSVDLVNRNKGVNSFTGKTRLLLRTSLKNKCLGQLLYLIHEYSLEYYSPESILNDTEDYDLLMKTIKNSESPHLSFDLDLQNTSFLDQTWFMPYYIIYELVPCRDLGLLIHVVKGRSIVVEVHKGSVAGEDGKVEVGDVIESVNGIPTIDLSSYEVATLIKKQSNGGRRPHVIGVIKGRADYKGTIYSPLIPLWEETGLKTSEVVSKWIEGNDLYSDDEEFGLLNGSCNHLSGFKIEYLGSVKVGSTGDTSILDSAIDRVQSQELKNENRATHPVKLVLGELGLRMYCEKTGTCVLNYNYPEVSSCGQGQRSPEYLAFCTGNTFCSQASEFLCHIFYSTNLEKNMEFVSRMASGFDRTLSAA; from the exons GTTGCTACAAGGACTTTAATCTCTGTCGCTCAGTGGATCTCGTAAATCGAAACAAGGGCGTAAATAGCTTTACTGGGAAAACGCGGCTCCTTTTACGAACGtctctcaaaaataaatgtcttgGGCAATTACTATACTTGATTCATGAGTACTCCTTGGAATACTACTCCCCAGAATCTATTCTCAATGATACAGAg GACTATGATCTGCTCATGAAAACTATCAAAAACTCTGAGTCACCTCATCTTTCATTTGATCTGGATTTACAGAACACGTCTTTCCTTGATCAAACGTGGTTTATgccatattatattatatacgagCTTGTACCGTGTAGAGATCTAGGATTACTCATACA TGTGGTAAAGGGTCGTAGCATCGTTGTCGAAGTGCATAAAGGCTCTGTGGCAGGAGAGGATGGTAAAGTAGAAGTGGGTGATGTCATCGAGTCAGTTAATGGAATCCCCACAATAGATCTATCCTCCTATGAAGTTGCTACTCTCATAAAGAAACAATCAAATGGCGGACGTAGACCGCATGTCATCGGAGTTATTAAAGGCAGAGCGGACTACAAAGGCACAATTTACTCACCACTAATACCACTCTGGGAGGAAACTGGTCTTAAAACGTCAGAGGTTGTGAGTAAATGGATTGAAGGAAATGATCTCTATAGTGATGATGAAGAGTTTGGTCTCCTTAATGGAAGTTGTAATCACCTCTCTGGATTTAAAATCGAGTATTTGGGTAGTGTGAAG GTTGGATCCACCGGAGATACTTCCATATTAGACTCTGCAATAGACAGAGTTCAAAGCcaagaattgaaaaatgaaaatcgAGCTACACATCCTGTCAAGCTCGTCCTTGGTGAGCTGGGTCTAAGAATGTACTGTGAAAAAACTGGAACCTGCGTTCTCAACTACAATTATCCAGAG GTATCCTCTTGTGGCCAAGGACAACGTTCTCCCGAGTATCTTGCTTTCTGTACTGGAAATACCTTTTGTTCACAAGCAAGTGAatttttatgtcatattttctaTTCCACAAATCTTGAAAAGAATATGGAATTTGTTTCTAGAATGGCGAGTGGTTTTGATCGAACTCTTAGTGCTGCTTAA